The following proteins come from a genomic window of Paenibacillus spongiae:
- a CDS encoding DUF7402 domain-containing protein, which produces MFKKSIFKKSILVGAILSLLAAPFAVGTSVKAAESSDLEKVQIRAMSYNIHHAAGSDGKLDLKRIGDIIKDSNADIIGLQEVDNNFGPRSNFEDQARRLSEYLGMEFAYGANLNSNGHQYGTAVLSKYPIVSSENHLLFSMSEQRGLLETVIDVKGTQFRFFNTHLDWERASERTQQIKEILEWGGKNEGPAIFVGDFNALPDSAEMQPMMQAYNDVFGSLGQNEDYTVPGMRIDYIFASENIVMQNADVLLTETTRVASDHLPIIADLIIGLTETKLNSITAPADITDVAIGTANTADALGLPAKVMLVTDLGYLVAGVNWDVDRASYNPTATTAQTFTVNGTVNLPPGVLNPDNVPLTTSIGVTVDKIPARTATVTASSYYNASFTPNKVFDGIGQAVNGEWASKGEQNPWIQVNWTANQTFNKIVFYDRPNSADWAPGGTLTFSDGSTLTVSGIPNDGSAYSVTFPDKTATWVKFQVSGGSGPNVGLSEMKFIAPVDKEAPEVEVTVPGDNSIYEDSGDLTPQIKLTDNLSGVDTSKTTVTLDSQSYQIGTAIPLYKLPLGQHTLVVSASDLVGNQASKTVRFTTVASNDSLKALVTRFANNKEIDKADIATNLLGKLASNNLKGFMNDVKAQSGKHISSEAANYLLRDAQYVLTQK; this is translated from the coding sequence TTGTTTAAGAAGTCGATTTTTAAGAAATCAATTCTTGTCGGTGCCATATTGTCCTTGTTGGCGGCCCCGTTCGCGGTGGGGACATCCGTAAAGGCGGCGGAATCTTCTGATTTGGAGAAGGTTCAAATCAGAGCGATGTCCTACAACATTCATCACGCTGCAGGATCGGATGGAAAATTGGACTTGAAACGGATCGGTGACATTATTAAAGACTCGAATGCCGACATCATCGGCCTGCAAGAAGTAGATAATAACTTCGGTCCTCGGAGCAATTTCGAAGATCAGGCCAGACGGCTGTCCGAGTATCTGGGCATGGAATTCGCGTACGGGGCTAATCTGAATTCGAATGGCCATCAATACGGAACGGCCGTTTTAAGCAAATATCCGATTGTTTCTTCCGAGAATCACCTCCTATTCAGCATGAGCGAACAACGGGGATTGTTGGAAACCGTAATCGACGTTAAAGGAACCCAATTCCGTTTCTTCAACACCCATCTTGATTGGGAAAGAGCGTCAGAACGGACGCAGCAGATCAAGGAAATACTAGAGTGGGGCGGGAAAAACGAAGGACCAGCAATCTTCGTCGGCGACTTCAATGCTCTTCCGGACAGCGCCGAAATGCAACCGATGATGCAAGCCTATAACGATGTGTTCGGCTCATTGGGTCAGAACGAGGATTACACCGTGCCGGGAATGCGAATCGATTATATCTTTGCCTCCGAGAATATAGTGATGCAGAACGCGGATGTCCTGCTAACGGAAACGACCCGTGTCGCTTCCGACCATCTGCCGATTATTGCGGATTTGATAATTGGATTGACAGAGACTAAATTGAACAGCATCACTGCGCCTGCCGACATAACAGACGTGGCGATCGGAACGGCGAATACAGCGGACGCCCTTGGATTGCCTGCCAAAGTAATGCTTGTAACCGATTTGGGATACTTGGTTGCCGGTGTGAATTGGGATGTAGATCGTGCAAGCTACAATCCAACTGCCACGACGGCGCAGACCTTCACTGTAAATGGAACTGTAAATTTGCCACCTGGGGTGTTAAATCCCGATAACGTGCCTTTGACAACAAGCATTGGAGTAACTGTTGATAAAATCCCAGCGCGGACCGCCACAGTTACCGCTTCATCGTATTACAATGCCAGTTTTACTCCCAATAAAGTGTTCGATGGCATAGGACAAGCGGTTAATGGCGAATGGGCCTCCAAGGGAGAACAGAATCCATGGATCCAGGTGAATTGGACGGCGAATCAAACGTTCAACAAGATTGTCTTCTATGATCGGCCCAACTCAGCGGACTGGGCGCCCGGCGGAACGCTTACCTTCAGCGACGGAAGCACTTTGACGGTTTCAGGAATCCCGAATGACGGGAGCGCTTATTCTGTAACTTTCCCTGACAAGACGGCGACATGGGTCAAATTCCAGGTATCCGGTGGAAGCGGGCCAAATGTCGGTTTGTCGGAAATGAAATTTATAGCGCCGGTGGATAAGGAAGCTCCTGAGGTCGAGGTGACCGTACCGGGAGACAACAGCATCTATGAAGATTCCGGGGATTTGACGCCTCAGATTAAGCTGACCGATAATTTGTCGGGTGTGGACACCAGCAAGACGACGGTGACGCTTGATTCGCAATCTTACCAAATCGGAACGGCGATCCCGCTTTATAAGCTGCCGCTTGGTCAGCATACGCTTGTTGTATCCGCCAGCGACTTGGTCGGCAACCAGGCAAGCAAGACCGTTCGGTTTACGACGGTGGCCAGCAACGATTCTTTAAAAGCATTGGTGACACGCTTTGCTAATAACAAAGAGATCGATAAGGCCGATATTGCCACTAATCTGCTGGGAAAATTGGCAAGCAACAATCTGAAAGGCTTTATGAATGATGTGAAGGCCCAAAGCGGGAAGCACATCTCAAGCGAAGCGGCAAACTATTTGCTGCGAGACGCTCAATATGTACTGACACAAAAGTAG